The following nucleotide sequence is from Nothobranchius furzeri strain GRZ-AD chromosome 11, NfurGRZ-RIMD1, whole genome shotgun sequence.
ttctgttgtaggcagctcgttaagcagccttggaggcacctgggctcagggtgtggtgctgcctacaaagcctactgtttttctgctttcactgggtctctcctgtgtggtggagagtcctcactggccattttctgttcactaacttgctttagtaaatccttacttttgttaaataaatcagttgttgaacccccactcctctgtttggtctcctttcttattacagcccaccacttccagtctgggttgtaacaatctgcagacagatttctgagtatctcctcctttacacagatcctcactgagccatgtactgtgaacaaatagtttctccatgatattatccagcaaggttccgtttttgtcaaaacaagggtgaggtaatgaaaaaatagaaatatttcattaaattaacatttaaattatttatatgcatcattaaaataaaaaaaaacatgttttgaaatataacaaagtgcaccaaactttactcagtccattcaacaattctaaatggacaattatgtaactcatcaattaattatttgaaaggataatttgtcaattaaatactgaaaaaaataaacaatacattaatgaggcaagaacttttttttctctctctctctctctctctctctctctctctctctctctctctctctctctctctctctctctctctctctctctctctctctctctctctctctctctctctctctctctctctctctctctctctctctctctctctctctctctctctctctctctctctctggaagccccactctaagggagtttgcagtgtattagtgagtcatatattgtacaatcacagtcataaagttttcaaccagtagttttatttcagtatgtatttttccagtatcacaaaaaatgtaattttatatggttaaaaccatctagcttatgtgcactttttaaaaaactgcccagcaaacattcggacgtttaatgacagttgaacggtcacaactgtaaaatacctgaaattaagaaaaattaacataacatctactgcattttccttgcccggactcgaacctggatcctcctgggcgagagtcacccactctcccagctgagctatgccagcaactactgaacatcagacttttttatatagatagagggtaaagtgcggggtaaactaaccaatcagaggacagagaagatctgccacaggccacgcctccagagtgccaaaagcccttacagccgagcgagcaggagtcagaaaccgagcgcgcagagaggctgccgagcgcgcacagaggctgccgcgcgggcacgttttcctctgccgtgtgctcgttgcaggggcggcgttaggcccggctacttgggctgaagccccggatctttcatgataagccccggatctaaatcgcggaagtaacatgcagtaccaaagtcacacagagagggcgcagctggcagtagtttgtaaagttccatttagtcgtcacacacacaggtgtgtggtggagttgcagacacgccgcgctcgggaactatttggtggtttaaccccccaatccaaccccaatccaatgctgagtgtcaagcagggaggcattgggtcccatttttctcaaaatctttggtatgacccgaccaggagtcgaacccctgatctcccgatctcagggcagacactctaccactaggctacttagtcagtatacagtttacctgagactgaagagaagcccttcagcagctggcttctgcagtctctgtctgaaacgcatgagtgaagatggatataaggacgtttttttagaccaaaagtacaacgacagaaccccagctctgatgagactggtgttgactcaggtttgtgagtcttatttgaaaatatttgttgtgctgctggtttgcctaaagttagcttactatcaggtaaagttgttggagaaagaaagggaatattcactatcatctcacactaaacactaacaggaacaatactctgccctgaatatgctgaatatgtagcttcagattaaacattatgtggtacaagacaaatatatatgatgttgactagtgcgtgtcacgtgtgtgcgcgcatgcgtgtgtgtgcgcgtgcgtgtgtgtgcgcgcgcgtgtgtgttaagccccggatcttcttcagtcctaaatccgcccctggctcGTTGACAAcgtgcgcacgcaggtttgtcacttgtgcacatccttgtgcgctcacagacacagtttgctccctctcagtgcacaaatgacctctcgccatgtatatttccgctcgcgagtcccgttcacacgcgcgctgccatgtatatttgcgctcgcgagtcccgttcacacgcgcgctgtggacccaatgcgcgtgcacgggttgtggcacgctttaaacgccatacaggTGCGTCACATTCTGTATATTCCTCCCCATGGCTCTCACAGATATTGTGAAGCACACAACAGGTCAGCACCATGTGTTTAAGAAGCTCTACATCACTGTCGTTTCTCTTCAGAAGACATCGCCACCTACCCTTTAGCCTCCCAAATGCATTTTCGACCACAACTCTGGCTCTGGACGTTTTCCTGTTGTACGCCTGTTGTTCAGCAGTGAGACGACCGTTGTCAGAAAATGGTTTTAGGAGCCAGTTCTGCAGAGGataggcagagtccccgagcacaTAAAAGCCTACACTTACTCCCTCAATGTTCTTGGTACTAGTTGGGTGCAGTTGTCCATGAGCAACCAAGTCCCAAAATGTGGACAATCGCAGCACACGGGCATCATGTAAGCTACCTGGCTGACCTGCATTAACATTCCAGAACATGCCTCTGCCATCCACAATGCCCTGGAGGATTATGGAATGCCAACCTTTCCTATTGAAGTAGTCTGTGTGGAATCCCTGTGGTGTGATTATTGGGATATGGGAACCATCGATGGCACCCACACACTGAGGAACCCCCCACCTGGTCTCAAAATAGTCAGCCATTTcctgtagcttttgcagagttGGAAAAGCAATAACCTCGGCAAGCAAGAGTTTACAGACAGCCTTACAGAAGTCCTGCACACAGCGGCACACAGAGGTCGTGCTGACACCAAAAAGAAGCCTGATGCTCCTGTATTCACTGTTAGTTGCAAGCTTCCACAGTGCAATTGCAACTCTTTTCCTGAGTGGCACGCAGGCTCTGAAGttggtgttcctcttctgcatggcTGGACGGAGCTTGGAACAAAGATATGAAAAGGTCTCTTCTGACATTCTGAAATGAGCTATCCAATCTGACGGAGTGAAGTTTGGCATGGTCACATCCCAGAAGGCGCTGGCACGGCTGAAGGCCCACACAGTTGGATGCCATCGCTGATTCAAAAGagccaactaaaaaaaaaaaacagtcataacacagtaaaagtaaaaagaataGTGCTGTGAAAAAGATTGAAACAGTATGGTTATATACATAAAGTTCACATGCATAGAATTTGTTTAAGGTTAAAATAACAGCTGTTCTTTATGGCGCTACCAGTGACTGGTTATGTTTTGTTCACTTTATAAAATGCACAAATGTGGTATTGCTTGTAATTACCtatataattaattataataatttcagtacagctgcacaacttatctatgacatgcccaggaagtaaagagtgaaggattcaggccctcctgttgactagcatcaccatgagtgcagaagctgtttgaaacttagttaggtgttggcctttcatgtttagcatgtcttaaatgaccaatatgcaaccaaaccatttgattttggtgctttttttttttgtttttgttttttgatagTTGCCCTAGACACCCCTTCAGAGATTATAACGACATGTATTACAGCATTAGAAGTTACTTACCACCTGGCGCCTCCGTCTTTGTCTCAACAGTAGAAAGTTATGCCTCGTGTCCGATATTAATTTCAGAAAGCGTTGTCCCCTTTCACCTGCCCTCCTCCTCGATGCGCACAGCATAGCTCTAAACGCTATCGTGATGTGGGTGTAAAGAATATACCAAACACCAAGAACAGAAAGAACGCGCTGGTGACTGGActccattgttgttgtgttttggcgCAATCTCGTCGCGCTGTGTGACGTTAAGGCACACATCGCACGTGACGCATTACGCTACCCCGCCTAGTAACTGGAGCCTGGAATGTGATAGAAACGCTTGCCAGAAAACTTCTAGACCCATACCGGTACATACCGGTCCATAATACCCAGACCTGACCGTCCCAGACCaggcgatggaaaagagctatTCGTGAGAAGTCAGGTCTGTTTTATTGTACTCAAAATAATGGTGTGCTACTTATAATCCATAAATGGAGTCCAAAGAATgtataatttttaaatggcagctGTAATAAAGTGGTTGTACATTCAAAATCTCACATTGTTCTgtttacatttgtgtgaaaacaaggtccaatcaggctgaaacataacaggaagggagaatctatggagttgtaagtgatctgcacgtttcatgatgatagcacattcctaagggggtcagatgatgtcacaaaggtcaccaggcctggtgtgacTTGAAGGACGGTTTCGAAAAAcagctttggaggctcataacttggcttctggatgtccta
It contains:
- the LOC139061927 gene encoding uncharacterized protein codes for the protein MDRATRLRQNTTTMESSHQRVLSVLGVWYILYTHITIAFRAMLCASRRRAGERGQRFLKLISDTRHNFLLLRQRRRRQVLALLNQRWHPTVWAFSRASAFWDVTMPNFTPSDWIAHFRMSEETFSYLCSKLRPAMQKRNTNFRACVPLRKRVAIALWKLATNSEYRSIRLLFGVSTTSVCRCVQDFCKAVCKLLLAEVIAFPTLQKLQEMADYFETRWGVPQCVGAIDGSHIPIITPQGFHTDYFNRKGWHSIILQGIVDGRGMFWNVNAGQPGSLHDARVLRLSTFWDLVAHGQLHPTSTKNIEGVSVGFYVLGDSAYPLQNWLLKPFSDNGRLTAEQQAYNRKTSRARVVVENAFGRLKGRWRCLLKRNDSDVELLKHMVLTCCVLHNICESHGEEYTECDAPEVAEEGSDVREALMRHFTR